From one Xiphophorus hellerii strain 12219 chromosome 18, Xiphophorus_hellerii-4.1, whole genome shotgun sequence genomic stretch:
- the sln gene encoding sarcolipin has product MDRSAQELFLNFMIVLITVLLMWLLVKTYQD; this is encoded by the coding sequence ATGGACCGCTCGGCGCAGGAACTGTTTCTCAACTTCATGATCGTCCTTATCACTGTGCTTCTGATGTGGCTACTGGTGAAAACTTACCAGGACTGA